The Apodemus sylvaticus chromosome 12, mApoSyl1.1, whole genome shotgun sequence genome segment gagggtctgtgagggtctgtgaaggtctgtgagggtctgtgaaggtctgtgagggtctgtgaagaTCTTATATCCCAAGCTGAGGAGCTCATATTTTATTCCTTATTCTGTGTTCTCCTATTTTATGATAAGCAATGGGgcctggtggtggcagtggcacacTCCTTCAATTCTCGGACTCGGGAGGCAggtgcaggtggatctctgagttcaagatctacagagtgatttccatgacagccagggctacacagagaaatcctatgcggaagcaaacaaacaaacaaaaaaactcaaaaactaaccaaccaaccaagcaaacacaaaacaaataaaaacaaaaaccaaacgaAAAGATAAGCTATGGGTACTTGGGTGGAGTTGGCTGGGTGCTTCTATAGCCAAGGATTTCAAAGGCGGAAAGAAGCTTGTTGGACAGTTTTGTGTTAGGTTGCTTTCATAGCTATCCTTAGCTTTCTAGGTGGGACTCAGAACGTGTTCTTGAGACCCTATCCCAGTTGATGCTACGTCAAGATAACGTATTAATTAATACCACGTATTATTCTTAAGGAGATTAATCTGGTAACACAGCGGTCACCCAGGGTCACAAGAAGTAATATAATTTCTTTTGAGCCTTTAAAATATATCTACTCATTTTATGCGTATATGTTGtcccggttcgtatgtggccgcgggcggcaaCAATATGTGTGGGCGCACCTGTGCCACCAGGGCATGTGGAgctcaaaggacaacttgtggaagtcagcTTTCTCTTCTGCTTGACCATGTGATCAGACACGGTACTTTCCAATGTCAAACAGAATAACTGCAAGCTTTCTTACCAGAGAAAGTACCTCAAACTAACCGCCTTCAGCCGGCCTCCATTTCAGTTGGATAAACATCGTTCATTTTTTCATGGACAGTACAGCATTACATAAAAGCAATTTAGGGACCAGACTTTTACTTTGACTTCCCTGCGGCACAAGATTGCTGCCCCCTTTAAAACTTCTGGGGTAACAGCTGGTGTGGATGAGAAGTTTCAGTTCCAAAGTCGCAGACCTGCGCGTCCCGTGACTCCTGTAAGGAAAACTGGATTTGAGGCTGGAAAGACGGCCCAGCGTTAAGAACACATGCTActattgcagaggaccaggttttGGTTCCCAACACTCCTGTGAGGCAATGTTGTGTGCGCGAGTACATACACagaactaaaaatttaaaaaggtgaAAGTTGAATATAAGATACCTgttatgcttttttgttttttaaaagttttatttatttggacaGTTTTTGAGAGTTGGTCCTTGTCTTCTGTCTTGTGAGGagggtctctcttgtttctgcgACTACACAGTGTACCCCAGGCTAGCTGGACCACCAACTTCTAGGcgactcctctgtctctgcctcccatcatgCCCTAGGAGGGCTGGGATTATGGGAGGGACCTGAAAAGACGCATCTCCCTGGCCTTGCTGTTCATTGTTGTCTCCCTGGTGTATTTGGGGAGTTTCTATGAAGGATAAAAGTCAAATAAGACTggcttgatgatgatgatgttgatgatgatgatgattgctTTTATTTAGACAAAgtctttctgtgtatccctggctgtcctggaactcgctttgtagaccaggctggcctcaaactgagagattcagctgtctctctctctcaagtcctgggattaaaggcatggatcaACACACCTAGCTTAATCATTAATCTTTAAGCTGACTAATTTTTATGGTTTTGTCATCTGAATTTATATATAAGCTGTTAAATATATTAACTGTTAAAATAGAATACAAGGTTATTAGAGAAAATGGTTTATTGCTCTACAACTCTAGCccatcattttatttaaatcataaaTAACAAACAGGATATACTATTGAGTATATCATCTCAAAAGGAGGAACTCAGGTGGCTTGGCTTGGCAGAGTGCTAGCCTAGCACGCGCAGagcctaggtttgattcccagaatcacATTAGCCAAACATGGGGCTTATGTTTATAAGCTCAGCCTTCAGGAAATGGAAGCAgtaaaatcaggaattcaaagtctcAAGATCAAGGACATCATGGGGTAAGTCaaagtttcaaaaacaaacagaatgctatggtacacacctataatccacTTCTCagcaagtggaggcaggaggatcagaaattcaaggtcatccccaTCAGCAGCATCGCGTTGAAGGCCAACCCCAGAtctgtgaggccctgtctcaaaagaaaacaaatgagtcaggcagtagtggctattcctgggaggcagaggcaggcagatctctgtaaatttgaggcaagcctggtttacagagggagttccaggatagcctgggctgtacagagaaaccctgtctcagaataaaaaaaaaaaaataagttttgaaaaGAGAACTGAGAGGGTTAATATTGAAGAGCAGTGAGTTCCTCCTCAGTACAGGGCTTTATGCCGATACTCCAGGACCAACGGATAGAACTATTGTACAAAGATAGGTTCACCTTTAAGAACCTTTCTAACTGTGAGGGTTGGGTGTTTTAAGCTCTGCTAGTGAGCCCTCTTTCATGATGCACCCATTTCTCAGACCTCTTGCCTGAGAAGCTAGAaacgttttctttcttttctctgccttctgtgtcCCCAGTGCCCCAGGTGCTCCGAAGCTGTGCAGAGTTTGTGCAGGAGTACGGAGTGGTGGACGGGATCTACCGCCTCTCGGGTGTCTCCTCTAACATCCAGAAGCTCCGGTGAGTCAGATAGAGCAGGTGGACTCTGTGGGTGGGTAGGAGGCCAGGGAGCCATGGTAAGGGTGCTGgtgggagctggagctggaggagGGGTGAGGGGAAACGGGAGAAGGAAGCACAGATGCTAGGTACTGTTCTGTAGAGGGGGTCTAAAATCTGCTCAGGTAAagtggggaccccaagctcactcccaacacactctctctccattcccacaTGTACACAGTCcgtttttaacacacacacacacacacacacacacacacacacacacacacacacacacacacacacacacggacggaCGCAGGTGCACAGGATTTGCATACTATAGAGTTTGCCATTTAAACATCTCCAAGTCAGTCATTTCACTACATTCACAACACTGCAATCACCACTACGGCACATCCAGAACACGTCACCATCCTTCAAAGAAATTCTGCATTTCCCCTGCACCTATCCCCAAATTGACTTTCTGTCTGTATGGATCTGTCTGTCCTGGACATCTCTCAGAAACCAGTGAAATGATTCATGTCTTTCTAAATCTGTTCTTCCCTCTGCGTTCTTTCACAGTTCACGCATGCTGTGGCATGTACTAGTATTTTACTGCTTTCTATAGATGAACACAATTCCCTGGCATAGCTacataacattattattattttttttttactcatttcATCAGTTGATGGCTATCCAGGCTTCTACCTTTTGGTTATTTCCCGTGACTCTTCACAAATATGTGCAAATGTTTGTGGATGTAGTTTCAGTTATTATGAGCAGAATTTCTGGGCCATATGGCAACTTTGttttgaacttttaaagtaaCTAGCAAACTGTTTCCCTTAACAGCTGTATCTTTTACATCCCCGCCAGTAATGGCTGAAGTTTCCAACTTCCCCACATTGCTGCCAGCTTTTGTTACTGTGTCTTTGTAGTTGTTGCCATCATGGTGGGTGTGTATGGTCCTGTCACTGTGACTTATGTATCCATCTCCCCAGCAGCAGATGAGGCTGAACAGCTTTCCTGTACTTCTCCCGAGATGTGCCTGTTCAAATCTTATGCTGGCACTTAAAATTTTGTTTGCGTTGTGACAAGATTGCTTATATGTTCTGAATACTGGATTTCAATCTGGTGTGTGCTGAGCAGTATTGCCTCCTCCCATCTGTGGGCTGTGGgttgtcctcccctccccctccctgtcctcttcttcctcttcctccttctcttcttctttgtgGTAGTGGGGGTTTTGAACCCAGGGCTCATtttattgatagtgtcctttgacATGTaaatgtgtcttttctttcttccttcaggtGTGttttatgtacacatgtgttggtgtagttgtgtgcatgtctgtggatGTCAGAGGTCAATGTTGCTTCTCTTCCACAATCATTcttcacttcattttttaaattcatatatttttaatacttatttatttatttattttgcctatgAGTGATCTGTCTTcacacattccagaagagggtatctttttttttgttgtttgtttgtttggttttttgttttgctttttttgagacagggtttctctggtgtagccctggctgtcctggaactcactctgtagaccaggctggcctcgaactcagaaattcgcctgcctctgcctcccatagtgctgggattacaagcgtgctccaccaccgcccagctagaaaAGGTTatctatagatggttgtgagccaccatgtggttgctgggaattgaactgaggacctctggaagagtagccagtactattacctgctgagccatctctccagccccctaacttcatgtattttttattttatgtgtatgggtgttctgcctgcttgtatgtctatgcatcatgtgtgtgcctggtgcccacagaggtcagatgaGGCCCAGAACTGcagttacaaatggctgtgaggcACCATATGGATGCTAGGGgtagaacctgggtcttctggaggagcagccaatgctcttaaccgctgagcatctctccagtccctctacattattgttattattgttgttgtttgaagaCAGGGTGCCATGCTTAACTTGAAGCCTGCAGATTTGACtagactggccagcaagctctggGATCCCCCAGTctgtttccccagtgctgagCTTACAGGCTTCTTCTGTTGCTGTGCCTGACTTTATATAGGtactgggaatctgaactcagattcATGTGCTTGTGTGGTAAGCACTTTATGAATGAGATAGCTCCCTAACCTCTTGTCTTGatcactcttttttctttttcttcattcttacTCTGCAACTcaaactggcctagaactcattatatagcaTAAGCTAATCTCAAATTAGAGGAAATTGTCCTTTCTCAGAAGAATCTGTGGTATTGTTTTGTCTGTTCTTCTTTCCTTTGGTTGTTGGTATGTTGGGCATCATATTGAGCAACTGTTGCAAATCTAATCAAGACCATGAAGACTTAACATGTTTGTTTTAAGCATTATACCCAAGTTAGGCATAGGGGTACACAGCATGAAAGCCAGCATTCAGGGGGCAGAGgcggatggatctctgtgagtcagagCTTAGCTGTGTTTATAGATATTGAGTTCCAAGCTGTCAAGCAGAAGTGGCATCCCAGCAatggtggggcagaggcaggcagatttctgagttcgaggccagcctggtctacagagtgagttccaggacagccagggctacacagagaaacggtctcaaaacaaacaaacaaaaaacaaaaaataggggctggagagatagctcagcggttaagagcagtgactgctcttccgaagatcctgagttcaaatcccagcaaccacatggtggctcacaaccatctgtaatgatgccctcttctggtgcatctgaagaccaGTAtccttagatataacaataaataaatctttaaaaaaaaattaaaggaaggaagaaaggaaggaaggaagggaaaagggaaagataCATTTATATCCACTCCCCATGTCTACTGATTCCTACAAACCCCTTTGTCATGCACAGATCCCAttcccttctttttgttttgttttgttttgtttattttgttgttattgttgttgttttccgagacagggtttctctgtgtagtcctgactatcctggaactcactctgtagaccaggctggcctcgaactcagaaatccgcctgcctctgcctcccagagggctgggattacaggcgtgcgccaccactgcccggccccacATATGCAATTTCTAATActtgtttgtatatatacatatatgtatgtatgtatgtatgtatgtgccagTTAATATAtgttgatataaaatatatatacatatgtatatatgtacatttcaACATTCTCCTTCCAAGTCTTCTCACACAAGTCTAACCTCTACagctcctgcttctccctccctcccctctgtctgACCTTTACTACTCCTGAGCAccctgtacccccccccccccaggcaggAGTTTGAGGCTGAGCGGAAGCCAGACCTGCGGCGAGACGTTTACCTCCAGGACATCCACTGCGTCTCCTCCCTGTGCAAGGCCTATTTCAGGGAACTGCCAGATCCCCTCCTCACTTACCGGCTCTATGACAAATTCGCTGTGAGTTGAGAGGCAGAAGGGTGGAAGACAGGGTTCAAGGGCAAACACTTCAATTTTGACATCCCAGGTGTGTCCCAGGTATGTCCCATGCCAGCCACAGTCCTCGTGGCATGGCTGTCTTGGAAATGCCTTATGGGTTGAAGCTGATGATACAAAAGCCCATTGGAATTCTGGACATGCGTCAATGGTGTGATGCACCAACACTAGTGATGACTGGGAAGATCCCTCGTCCTCAGATCTCCTAGGCCCTGTAACCTCCGCCAACCCCGTCCctctttctttgtcttcattttctcccTGTTGGTGTGTTTCCCCGACAGGCtgtagaccacacacacacacagcacagtggTAAGGCTTGGGGAATAAAGGGCAGGTTGTCAGAGCCAAGTGGCCTTGGAAAGCACCTAGACCAGAGTTTCCCTACACTCAGGAGAATAAGAGAGCTGCTGACATAGCAAAAATATTTCCAGGAATGTCCCTCCATCAGCCGTAAAGCTGTTAAATAGCGTTGGAGGAGAAGACATACGGCAAAAATGGTATCCTGATTCaagtaacattttttaaaataaagttctaGCTGCTTGGGGatttgaggcagaaggattgctgtaGCATAGAGTTTGAGACATagcaggatcttttttttttttttttttttttttttttggtttttccagacagggtttctctgtgtagccctggctgtcctggaactcactcgaactcagaaattagcctgcctctgcctcacaagtgctggaactaaaggcgtgcgccaccactgcccggctagcagAATCTTTTATACTCGCTGAAAGGGCTTACATTTTATTGAGCACAACAAGGCAGAGACTCTGAATAGCAACTACATCCTGCTCAGTGGATCCAGCCTAGCCTGGAGGGGTTTCCTCCCTAGACACCTTTAAACAGCTCTGAAGTCTAGTTCCAGAGCTGTACCAAAGCAGacactgaggcaggggaatgatTGAGAGTAGCTCAAGGTCATGAGACACACTATTAAGTGTATATATAAGATCCAGCAGTCATTCATTCGGTGTCCTGAAGGTCCTAGGCTTTCTTCCtgtggtcctggggatcaaaccaaTGGCCTTGGGCATGCAAGGCCAGCACTCTACCGCAGGGCTAAATCCTTGGCCTCGTTTTCTGGTTTCTGCATCTCCCTCTAGAGTGCAGGGGTcttaggcatgtgctaccatactAGCCGAAGGTGTTTTTACTTTACTACTTATAATGCCTTGAAGATTTAGGTGGGGCTATTGTGGGATATAACACAGATCTTTCCTGAGAGTTTAATTTGGAGCTCTGAGAAGCACAGGGGTCGAATCGGAGTCAATGTCTCCTCCTTATACCTTTGTTCCCAATAGGAGGCAGTGGCTGTGCAGCTAGAGCCAGAGCGCTTGGTCAAGATCCTAGAAGTGCTTCAAGAACTCCCTGTCCAAAACTACAGGTGTGCGAGGCTCCGCCCCCTGGACTCCAGAgacgcccctccccctccccctcgcaGCTTACTGCTTGTGTGTCCTTCCCTGCTTTCAAGCCTCAGCCCAAACCGCGCTGCTCAGAGTTTATTTTGGATGATAcctctcctccttcctgcagGACGCTGGAGTTCCTTATGCGCCACTTGGTCCACATGGCCTCATTCAGTGCCCAGACCAACATGCATGCCCGCAATTTGGCGATTGTGTGGGCCCCCAACCTGCTGAGGTGGGTGCCTGTATGAGCAGTGGGAAGCTTCTGGGTGGCTTACTTTGTTGTAGCAAGATGTACCCAGATGGGTGTGGTTAGGTGGGTGCACTGGAGAAGGGTTTGGGGGTCTCATAAACCCAGTGAGGCAGGAAAGTTCAGCAGTAGCCAAGTAGTATAAAGTCCACCAACTTGGGCTTTCTCTGAAGTTCTTAAGAGCAAGGCCTTACACTGTGCTGTGGAGTTCAGGGACAAGAATGTTGGTCTTTGCTTACCATTTGTTGAGCAAACATCCTTGCAATCTATTCAAGAACTGGCCTGTATATCAGTATGGCACGAAGCATTATTAATTATAACAATTCTCATAGCCTGCCTGTTGTGCTACAGTGCAAAGAGTTTGGCAGAAAAGTACACACTATTTGAGGGTGTCTAAGATGACTTTCCTGGGGGACGTGACATTTGAGCTGGAATCATACGTGTATGTGGCTTAAGAGGTAGAACTGGGGGGGTagggaggtgctggagagatagctcagtggttaagagcactgactactcttccagaagtcctgagttcaatttccagcaaccatatggtgactcacaaccatctatctacaatgagatctgatgccctcttttggtgtctgaagacagcgattGTGTACTCAAATAagataattaaatctttaaaaaataaaaaaaaaagaggtagaaCTGGAGGTAAGGACAAGAAGGGGAGAGTGTAGGGTATTGCAGAGGCAGGGCATTTTGTAACATGACTTTAACACTAACATTCAGGAGGGGCAGAGATATGTAGATctttgagagttcaaggccagcttggtgtatACAGAGCCCCTGGCCTCAGTAATATAAAGAGAGCCTGCCATGGGAGGGACCAACTCCACCTCTTTTCAGGTCTAAGGACATCGAGGCCTCGGGCTTCAACGGGACCGCAGCATTCATGGAGGTTCGTGTGCAGTCCATTGTTGTGGAGTTCATCCTCACCCATGTGGACCAGCTCTTTAGGGGTGATTCCCTCTCTGGTTCGTATCCTTTCTGCCCATTACATAGCACCACTCTCTGCCAGGGGTTTCATGTTATGGAGAGCTTAATTGTTCCACCGTCTTTTAACCAAGATCTAGTGTAGAGAGCCTCTAAGTCATTTAATTCAGTTTTCTTATATTGTGGGTAGGAAGACTGTGTCTCCTCATAGAGAGAAGTAGGTGGTGGTCATATACAGAGACCACTGGAGAGATATTAATACAGCTGGCACTTTCTACTGTCATTGTAGCATACAGATCGGCCTCTGCATCACCTCTTGGGCTCCCCTGGTCCCCTTTGTTATGAGAATGCCCTTCTGAAATTATACAGAGGGTCTATCTCCAAAAGCCTCCGAACATATGTTTAGCTTGGTAGTTGGTAAGGTAGGGATGGACTGAGGACTTGAGTTTCCTTTCTTGGCTCTGGTTTTGGCTGGCCAATTCCCTTTGTTTTCCTAGCTGGTGTAGATTTGGAGGGTGGATGGAAATCACTCCCAGGAGCCCGGGCATCGGGCAGCTCCGAGGACCTCATGCCCACGTCTCTTCCCTACCACTTGCCCAGCGTCTTGCAGGCTGGGGATGGACCGCCACAGATCCGACCCTACCACACTATCATTGAGATTGCAGAACACAAGTAAGGTCTCCTTCCTGGGACTCCTTCCCGTGACTGAACACCAGGCTGCACTCCTCATTCTATCTCCATTATCTGCAGGAGAAAGGGGTCATTGAAGGTCAGGAAGTGGCGCTCTATCTTCAATTTGGGTCGCTCTGGACACGAGACAAAACGTAAACTTCCACTGAGGGCTGAGGACAGGGGTAAGTCTGGGCTGGTGGGGGGCTAGGACTCTGCTGAACATGTGCAAGGATCTGGTGCTATGTATATCCATGTTTTCAGAAGACAAATCCAGTAAGGGGACACTGCGGCCTGCTAAAAGCATGGACTCACTGAGTGCTGCCGCTGGGGCCAGTGATGGTGAGTACAGACGTTAGtggctatgtgtgtatgtgtatgtgcagtgaCAACAGCAGCAAAGGCCTGTGGCTTTATAAGTGTAGCCAACTATGCCCAGtaattaaaacaaagacaaaaacccgAATGAGTTCCTATTAATATACCAGTCTTGGAGATGGATGCCAGGTGATGAGCCTATTGTCTAATCTCTGAGTGTATTCATGAGTATTTGTATGTGAAGGAGACTCTGGGTATGTATAGGAGGGTATAACCACAGGCACTCGTGTGTGGCAGTGATAGCTGGTGACTGTATCTACAGAGAGGAAGGCGACCCATCAGGTAACTTATCCTGCCTCTAGAATCTAAGAAAACAGAGTGGATGAGGTCTCTCATGAGCTGTCAAGACGCCTTGAAGCCGACAGGCTAATGACTACCCgaccctctctctcttctgcagAGCCGGAGGGGCTGGTGGGGTCCAGCAGTTCTCAGCCAAGTTCACTGCCGCCTGAGAGCATGGAGAGTAATAATTCTGCGGATGCAACAGAAGGTGAACAGGAATCCGAAGCAGAGGTGCCGGGCAGCGCCAATTCTGAGCCGGGAACGCCACGGGCCGGGCGGTCGGCTCTTCGGGCCTTAGGTAGCAGTCGAGCAGAGCGCTGCGCTGGAGTCCACATCTCAGACCCTTACAACGTCAACCTCCCTCTGCACATAACCTCTATCCTCAGTGTACCTCCAAACATCATCTCTAACGTCTCCTTGGTCAGGCTCACCCGAGGCCTCGAGTGCCCTGCCCTACAACCCCGGCCAAGCCCTGCCTCAGGGcctggcccaggcccaggccctggCCCCCCAGGTGAGAACTTGGAGACTGCCTAGGGCTGGTAAGGGGTCTAGAAATTTAGGTTGACGATCTGGGCTGAGGATGTAGGCTTGGAAGGTCAGAGGCCTCTGCCCACAGGCTTTTCTGTTGTCTGATTTGCCTAGATTTGGAGTTTGGGAATCCATACTATTACCATGTTATATAAACTCCACGGAGACAGGAATCTCTGCCATGCTTCAAATCCACTGATTTACCCCAAGATTAAGGCTGtgtgttgctgggcagtggtggcgcacacctttaatcccagcacttgggaggcagaggcaggtggatttctgagtccgaggccagcctagtctacagagtgagttccaggacaaccagggctacacagagaaaccctgtctcaaaaaaaccaaaaaaaaaaaaaaaatgctgtgtaCCAGACATGTCAAAGGGTTTAGTAAATATGAGCTGGTGTTAAGAGTCACTGGAGAGCTGGGCAGGGGTAGCATAGGCCTCCAGTCTCAGCACTCGGAGGGCagaggtagcctgggctacagagtgaattccaggacagcctgggagtGTTGGGCCCCTAGCATGTCAATGTGAGGAATACCGTACGGGAAAGGGTTGGGCTGACTTTGACTTTTTGattcctggaactctctttctCTCAACAGATGAGAAATCGGAGGCAAGATCAGTCCCAGGTCCCCTGGATGACTTGAGCCCCGCAGACATGACTCCTGCCCTGGAGGACTCCTTGTCCCAGGAGGTGCAGGATTCCTTCTCCTTCCTAGAGGATTTGAGCAGCTCAGAGcctgagtgggtgggggtggaggataGGGAGGTGGCCAAGGCAGAAGCCGCAggaacagcaggagcagcagctttCTCCCTTGGGGAGGACGACCCTGGGATGGGCTACCTGGAGGAGCTCCTAAGAGTTGGGCCTCAGGTAAGGAGGAGATTCACTGGGTATGTGAGTAGTGTGGAGCCCAGAGAGTGGACAGGGCTACCTGGTCCTTAGCCACACTGTTATGCCTCCAGGTGGAAGAGTTCTCTGTGGAGCCGCCCCTGGATGATCTGTCTCTGGATGATGTGCAGTACGTCCTGGCGCCTAACTGCTGTTCCCCTGATTCTGCTGTTCCCACCCCTGACGTAGAAGAGGACTATGGGGAAGAAGTCTTCTTGAGTGCCTATGATGATCTGAGTCCCCTTCTGGGGCCTGAACCCACCCCCTGGAAAGGTGTAGGGAGTCTGGAGGAAGACACAGCAAGGTGTGGGAAACAACCTCCAACACAGGATGAAGAACAGGCCTGCTTGGAAACCAGGCAGGACAAGGAGGCTGAGCCCCGAAGCACATCAGATAACAGGGAAGAAGTAGAGGCAACTCCAGAGACTGAGGCTGGAAAGGCTGACCAGGAAGGAGGGGAGGCTGAAAGAAGCCAAAAGGTGATGGATAGTTCTAAAGAAGGGAGTAGGGAAGAGCTAGAGGCCCAGGAAGAAAATTCTCAGCATCGAGAGGTTGAAAGTATAGAGGAGACCAAGGATATGGACAAAACAAGAGAACAGGTTAAAGATGAGGATGAGAAGGAGAGAGTGATCAGGAGAAAAGAAGGAGCTGACACCCCAGTAGAATCTGAGATGGATGCGGAGCATCTATTCCAGGAATACCTGGTTCTCGAGGAGAGCTGGGAAGTTGTCCACAAACACGAAGGTGAGAAAGTCAGAGAGGGAGAAATCAAAGGACTGAGGAGGAAGAGTGACCCTAAGTCCAGAGAGGTCCAAGGACACAGTGAAGACAGTACAATTCCAGAAGAAGGTGGTGATGGGAAGGAAGGGGGTGTCAGCGAGGCACAAAAAAGTATAGATGTAGAAACTGAAGGCATGAGAGGCATTGGTGACCACTTAGAAGAGGAGGCCTTCTCTGAAGGGCCAGGTGTCGAGTTACTGAGGGTTGACAGTACAGAAGAAATCAATGAACAGACCTCTGAGATGGAACATGCCCCCCTTCAGCCATCTGAAGCAGAGGGGAAGGAGACTGAGGGACAGCTTAATCCTGAGACATGTGACCTATATTCTTGTCCCTGTGGGTCAGCTGGTGGTGTGGGTATGCGTCTGGCTTCCACCCTCATTCAGGTCCGACAGGTCCGCTCTGTTCCTGTAGTGCCCCCCAAACCACAGTTTGCCAAGATGCCCAGTGCAAGGTGTAGCAAGATCCACATAGCACCTGCAAGCCCGTGTCCAAGGCCTGGTAGGCTTGACGGGACTCCTGGAGAAAAAATTTGGAGTTCTCGAGCGTCCTGGAGGAATGGGGGTAGTCTTTCTTTTGATGCTGCTGTGGCCCTGGCCCGGGAACGCCAGAGGACCGAGGCTCAGGGAGTTCGGCGGACCCAGACCTGTATTGGAGGTGGGGATTATAGCCTCGGCTCCAGAACATCTCCTTGTAGTATGACCCATGCCTATTCTTCCAGGCCCCTTAGCTGTCTGGAACTGCCACCTGAAGGCACAGAAGGACCTGAGCCCAGGAGTCGCCTTAGCCTGCCCCCTAGAGAGCTTCACCCTGCGGTCCCTCTTGTGGCCCCTCAGCGCCAGACATATGCATTTGAAACACAGACTAATCCTGGGAAAGATGAAGGGGTGTGATTAGGACTGGACAAAAGGGACCAACAAATCATCACCAACCTCTGGAGTACTTGCCTAGCTGTCTTTGCTGCCTTAGCAGCTGACATGTCTAATTCCATAGGGTTGGGTCTTCCAGCTACTTGTTTTGACCACGGGAGGCACTGCCT includes the following:
- the Arhgap30 gene encoding rho GTPase-activating protein 30 isoform X3, whose protein sequence is MRHLVHMASFSAQTNMHARNLAIVWAPNLLRSKDIEASGFNGTAAFMEVRVQSIVVEFILTHVDQLFRGDSLSAGVDLEGGWKSLPGARASGSSEDLMPTSLPYHLPSVLQAGDGPPQIRPYHTIIEIAEHKRKGSLKVRKWRSIFNLGRSGHETKRKLPLRAEDREDKSSKGTLRPAKSMDSLSAAAGASDEPEGLVGSSSSQPSSLPPESMESNNSADATEGEQESEAEVPGSANSEPGTPRAGRSALRALGSSRAERCAGVHISDPYNVNLPLHITSILSVPPNIISNVSLVRLTRGLECPALQPRPSPASGPGPGPGPGPPDEKSEARSVPGPLDDLSPADMTPALEDSLSQEVEEFSVEPPLDDLSLDDVQYVLAPNCCSPDSAVPTPDVEEDYGEEVFLSAYDDLSPLLGPEPTPWKGVGSLEEDTARCGKQPPTQDEEQACLETRQDKEAEPRSTSDNREEVEATPETEAGKADQEGGEAERSQKVMDSSKEGSREELEAQEENSQHREVESIEETKDMDKTREQVKDEDEKERVIRRKEGADTPVESEMDAEHLFQEYLVLEESWEVVHKHEGEKVREGEIKGLRRKSDPKSREVQGHSEDSTIPEEGGDGKEGGVSEAQKSIDVETEGMRGIGDHLEEEAFSEGPGVELLRVDSTEEINEQTSEMEHAPLQPSEAEGKETEGQLNPETCDLYSCPCGSAGGVGMRLASTLIQVRQVRSVPVVPPKPQFAKMPSARCSKIHIAPASPCPRPGRLDGTPGEKIWSSRASWRNGGSLSFDAAVALARERQRTEAQGVRRTQTCIGGGDYSLGSRTSPCSMTHAYSSRPLSCLELPPEGTEGPEPRSRLSLPPRELHPAVPLVAPQRQTYAFETQTNPGKDEGV
- the Arhgap30 gene encoding rho GTPase-activating protein 30 isoform X2; the protein is MRHLVHMASFSAQTNMHARNLAIVWAPNLLRSKDIEASGFNGTAAFMEVRVQSIVVEFILTHVDQLFRGDSLSAGVDLEGGWKSLPGARASGSSEDLMPTSLPYHLPSVLQAGDGPPQIRPYHTIIEIAEHKRKGSLKVRKWRSIFNLGRSGHETKRKLPLRAEDRDKSSKGTLRPAKSMDSLSAAAGASDEPEGLVGSSSSQPSSLPPESMESNNSADATEGEQESEAEVPGSANSEPGTPRAGRSALRALGSSRAERCAGVHISDPYNVNLPLHITSILSVPPNIISNVSLVRLTRGLECPALQPRPSPASGPGPGPGPGPPDEKSEARSVPGPLDDLSPADMTPALEDSLSQEVQDSFSFLEDLSSSEPEWVGVEDREVAKAEAAGTAGAAAFSLGEDDPGMGYLEELLRVGPQVEEFSVEPPLDDLSLDDVQYVLAPNCCSPDSAVPTPDVEEDYGEEVFLSAYDDLSPLLGPEPTPWKGVGSLEEDTARCGKQPPTQDEEQACLETRQDKEAEPRSTSDNREEVEATPETEAGKADQEGGEAERSQKVMDSSKEGSREELEAQEENSQHREVESIEETKDMDKTREQVKDEDEKERVIRRKEGADTPVESEMDAEHLFQEYLVLEESWEVVHKHEGEKVREGEIKGLRRKSDPKSREVQGHSEDSTIPEEGGDGKEGGVSEAQKSIDVETEGMRGIGDHLEEEAFSEGPGVELLRVDSTEEINEQTSEMEHAPLQPSEAEGKETEGQLNPETCDLYSCPCGSAGGVGMRLASTLIQVRQVRSVPVVPPKPQFAKMPSARCSKIHIAPASPCPRPGRLDGTPGEKIWSSRASWRNGGSLSFDAAVALARERQRTEAQGVRRTQTCIGGGDYSLGSRTSPCSMTHAYSSRPLSCLELPPEGTEGPEPRSRLSLPPRELHPAVPLVAPQRQTYAFETQTNPGKDEGV